One window of Flavobacteriales bacterium genomic DNA carries:
- a CDS encoding ATP-dependent DNA helicase RecQ — protein MTGLNALDSLGVPRLKCSRVRLSAASPHSSFLLACGLSASIRHAKCTMESMTLLDNYRQRLRSNIEQLHASGKVVVYKGYQREIFSGTGLDLYLNPTDADGNIDPLSIESNKRAVYKELISPAAPFLILFEQLAFAIENSSFDPINENLVIVEDNLRALFPYAVAAPLAVDGEIDGEQVLTPPLNSYAQVITIGEKQYTTYVSSPEQVRSQSLFSDSVEPERVYQKDHPSLVDIETDTTSIDLLINESLLTSNVPAVCVELSQCDPMFPLLAERLAILNGCFQEAGGHLCFYSGQVTVQSAQSGIRLMELLQRYWGPSASFRPINFYSRPEVSKATHQVGQDVIVDHILAQCDNASKKRDYRDIFITAPTGAGKSLLFQLPAFHLSELGQVTVVVSPLIALMKDQVQAIIRDRNYSKVAYLNSELSLVDRERIIEHVKQGDIDVLYLSPELLLSYDISHFLGERKLGLVIIDEAHLVTTWGRDFRVDYWFLGNHLRKTRKYSGHDFVIMACTATAVFGGANDMVFDCMDSLYLKSPIYFIGSVTRDDIHFVIGREESPEKGFDAFKIKQTTQLCKDVLAKTNLKALVYAPYVKQITQIQDGLDADEKGQVSLYYGSLDMASKNHYFDEYLDGRRRLMLATKAFGMGIDIKDIEVVYHHAPSGQLADYVQEIGRIARDPSLEGYALINFSARDVRYMNVLHGISSIKPWELRGVLDKLAKVYQRERAKNLLFSVDDFANIFPDVLDLGQKVMTALMMIERDYLIKSRFNVIIARPKKLFTRVFARIERDLLSTFLREYRATCTEIPYQTGGPDNAYAFIEIDLDHLWRLRFRDISFPMLKAKFYNRTLFGAQATAVVPQLKFTFKLTGEFDHAMKQFQRFLSLVFEFFSSSNSYFKEEDLAAYLRRNGYDEARAKSISQRLLAMYGSHRESSQKLYDPNAFLQRRHSAEPGVAEYTVFRNMHQAEHQQLLRLVQKIFDQAGEKYVRYAGKDEGFDGRLMRLGYLMEMAEAGLFETVGGEAPMVFVRLNDPRKVLYDARNPHYSNILLADVHRRHHVSVDIFKHFFLRDMPDETRWNFVEDYFLGKDTEELLELYPGEAPGSPNDIVALLPSSESSGSESNRGPANNVPVFFPPTTGRNYTGKDLLTLQGSKGSETKTVSQWIKDAPVDLALARDENKLSLDYESFTVLESIVTQDANYMKRKKGFEHKTSLVPGGIVKPARSHFLEDPVKFYKWYCANPTALFLTLKDKILIYQEVYNRNKGVLRGEHRKLLAAKK, from the coding sequence ATGACCGGCTTGAACGCTCTTGATTCTTTGGGCGTGCCCCGGCTCAAATGCAGCCGGGTCCGGCTTTCCGCTGCAAGTCCGCACTCGTCGTTCCTCCTCGCTTGCGGGCTTTCCGCTTCAATCCGTCACGCGAAATGCACCATGGAATCGATGACTCTACTCGACAACTACCGGCAAAGACTCCGTTCCAACATTGAGCAACTACATGCTTCAGGCAAAGTCGTTGTATACAAAGGATATCAACGCGAGATCTTTTCGGGCACTGGTCTAGATCTCTATCTGAACCCAACGGATGCTGACGGCAACATCGACCCGCTTTCCATTGAAAGCAATAAGAGAGCGGTGTACAAGGAGTTGATCAGCCCCGCCGCCCCTTTCCTCATTCTGTTCGAGCAGCTTGCTTTCGCGATTGAGAATTCGTCATTCGACCCAATCAACGAGAACTTGGTTATTGTCGAGGACAACCTACGCGCCCTATTTCCATACGCGGTGGCCGCGCCGCTCGCAGTCGATGGCGAGATTGACGGAGAACAGGTTTTGACCCCGCCGTTGAACAGCTATGCACAGGTCATCACTATTGGCGAGAAGCAATACACTACTTATGTCTCTTCACCTGAACAGGTCAGGTCGCAGTCACTCTTCTCAGATTCTGTGGAACCTGAACGGGTCTATCAGAAGGACCACCCAAGTCTCGTAGATATCGAAACCGATACTACCTCCATTGACTTATTGATCAACGAGTCTTTGCTCACTTCAAATGTTCCCGCGGTATGCGTGGAACTCTCGCAGTGCGACCCCATGTTCCCCCTTCTTGCTGAGAGATTGGCGATCCTCAATGGCTGTTTCCAAGAAGCTGGTGGGCATTTGTGCTTCTACTCTGGCCAGGTCACTGTGCAATCGGCACAGTCCGGCATACGGTTGATGGAATTGCTCCAACGTTACTGGGGCCCGAGTGCCTCATTTCGTCCGATCAATTTTTATTCACGTCCCGAGGTTTCGAAGGCAACACATCAAGTGGGCCAAGACGTGATCGTGGACCACATTCTTGCCCAGTGTGATAACGCCTCCAAGAAGAGGGACTATCGTGACATTTTCATCACTGCCCCTACAGGCGCTGGCAAGTCGTTGCTTTTCCAGTTGCCGGCCTTTCACCTTTCCGAGCTTGGCCAGGTGACTGTGGTAGTGTCACCATTGATCGCCTTGATGAAGGATCAAGTACAGGCCATCATACGCGATAGGAACTACAGCAAGGTGGCATACCTGAACAGTGAGCTAAGCCTAGTCGACAGGGAGAGGATCATTGAGCACGTCAAGCAGGGAGATATTGATGTCCTGTACTTGTCACCCGAGTTGTTGTTGTCATACGACATCAGCCATTTCTTAGGGGAGCGTAAGCTCGGCCTGGTAATCATCGACGAGGCCCATTTGGTAACAACATGGGGCCGTGACTTCAGGGTAGACTACTGGTTTCTGGGCAATCATCTACGCAAGACTAGGAAGTACAGTGGCCATGACTTTGTCATCATGGCGTGTACAGCTACTGCCGTGTTTGGCGGTGCGAACGACATGGTGTTCGACTGTATGGACAGTCTCTATCTGAAGAGTCCCATATACTTCATTGGTTCCGTTACACGCGACGACATCCACTTCGTCATTGGGCGGGAAGAGAGTCCGGAGAAGGGTTTTGATGCGTTCAAGATTAAGCAGACGACGCAACTGTGCAAAGACGTCCTTGCGAAGACAAATCTTAAAGCACTTGTCTACGCTCCGTACGTTAAGCAGATCACGCAGATTCAGGATGGGCTCGATGCGGATGAGAAGGGTCAGGTTAGCCTGTACTATGGGAGTTTGGACATGGCATCGAAGAATCACTACTTCGACGAATATCTTGATGGGAGGAGGCGCCTGATGCTAGCAACCAAGGCATTTGGGATGGGCATTGATATCAAGGACATCGAAGTTGTTTACCATCACGCACCCTCAGGACAGTTGGCGGACTATGTGCAAGAGATCGGCAGGATTGCGCGCGACCCTTCACTGGAGGGTTATGCTCTCATCAATTTTTCGGCCCGTGATGTGCGATACATGAACGTACTTCACGGCATATCGTCCATCAAGCCATGGGAGTTACGTGGGGTACTCGATAAGCTGGCCAAGGTGTACCAACGCGAACGAGCAAAGAACCTGCTATTCTCCGTTGATGATTTCGCCAACATCTTCCCTGATGTATTGGACCTCGGGCAAAAGGTCATGACCGCATTGATGATGATTGAACGGGACTATCTCATCAAGTCCCGGTTCAATGTGATCATCGCCCGACCGAAGAAGCTATTCACCCGTGTGTTTGCACGAATCGAACGCGACTTACTGTCCACGTTCCTTCGAGAATACCGCGCGACATGCACGGAGATTCCATATCAAACTGGTGGCCCCGATAATGCATATGCCTTTATTGAGATTGATCTCGACCATCTCTGGAGGTTGCGGTTCCGTGATATCAGCTTCCCGATGCTGAAGGCGAAGTTCTACAATCGGACTCTCTTTGGTGCACAGGCCACAGCGGTGGTGCCGCAATTGAAGTTCACCTTCAAGTTGACGGGCGAATTTGACCACGCCATGAAGCAGTTCCAGCGCTTCCTAAGCCTAGTGTTTGAGTTCTTCTCATCAAGCAACAGCTATTTCAAGGAAGAGGACTTAGCCGCGTACCTGAGGCGCAACGGGTACGACGAAGCCAGAGCCAAGAGTATCAGTCAGCGGCTGCTCGCCATGTATGGTAGCCATCGCGAATCCAGCCAGAAATTGTATGACCCCAATGCATTCCTTCAAAGGAGGCACTCTGCTGAACCGGGTGTTGCTGAGTACACGGTGTTCAGAAACATGCATCAAGCAGAGCATCAGCAACTGCTGCGTCTCGTCCAGAAGATATTTGACCAGGCCGGTGAGAAATACGTGCGTTACGCTGGAAAGGATGAAGGATTCGACGGTCGCTTGATGCGTCTAGGCTACCTTATGGAAATGGCAGAGGCCGGCCTATTCGAGACCGTTGGAGGAGAAGCTCCTATGGTCTTTGTGCGTTTGAACGATCCACGAAAAGTGCTCTACGATGCAAGGAACCCGCACTATTCCAACATCCTTCTTGCAGACGTTCACAGGCGCCATCACGTAAGCGTGGACATCTTCAAGCACTTCTTCCTTCGCGACATGCCAGATGAGACTAGGTGGAACTTCGTCGAGGATTATTTCCTTGGCAAGGACACTGAAGAGCTCTTGGAACTCTACCCAGGTGAAGCCCCCGGGTCGCCGAATGATATCGTGGCCCTGTTGCCATCATCAGAATCGAGTGGCTCTGAGAGCAACCGCGGTCCGGCAAACAATGTACCTGTCTTTTTTCCCCCAACCACTGGTCGTAATTACACCGGCAAAGACCTGCTTACCCTGCAAGGGAGCAAGGGTTCCGAGACCAAAACCGTATCCCAGTGGATTAAGGATGCTCCTGTAGACTTGGCATTGGCAAGGGATGAGAATAAGCTATCTCTCGACTATGAATCCTTCACGGTCCTTGAGTCCATTGTCACGCAGGATGCTAATTACATGAAGAGGAAGAAGGGCTTTGAACACAAGACGAGTTTGGTTCCTGGTGGCATCGTTAAACCTGCGCGCAGTCACTTTCTGGAGGATCCGGTCAAATTCTACAAATGGTATTGCGCCAACCCCACCGCCCTATTCCTGACTCTGAAGGACAAGATTCTGATCTATCAAGAGGTTTACAACCGGAACAAGGGTGTCCTGCGCGGGGAGCATCGAAAGCTGCTTGCTGCCAAGAAATAG
- a CDS encoding serine/threonine protein kinase, producing the protein MPDFERLERLGAGHFGEVWLVQDHALNVQRAVKFVPVKSVTDPSDFYNEPRALMELRHEHIVRVEDAGRLNDGTLYVAMEYLRHGSVEQVYRSAPIQLTKCIGLVKDVCWALEYAHAREFIHRDIKPGNVLIDGNNRGKLSDFGLATKLSVDGTASPFGYRTHLAPEVVQGGGMTKLSDQYALGLTAYRMINGDAFLPEVTDSGELIDMILAGTYPNRGRYRPYVPAKVQRIVNRCMDVDPSKRFDSASEFRQALEGVLLHCDWTLRQKGSVVRYRARIGTAKYKVNITSMVGGRFSIETTKQIADGDVRRVKKDCFATLTLAEMKKAIRRVLQRYVANGS; encoded by the coding sequence ATGCCAGACTTTGAGCGACTTGAACGACTAGGGGCGGGCCACTTTGGTGAGGTTTGGCTCGTGCAAGATCACGCACTGAATGTTCAGCGAGCGGTGAAGTTCGTTCCCGTAAAGAGCGTCACGGACCCTAGTGATTTTTACAATGAGCCTCGTGCCTTGATGGAGCTGCGGCACGAACACATTGTTCGTGTAGAAGACGCGGGGAGACTCAATGACGGCACACTTTACGTGGCAATGGAGTACCTGAGACACGGGTCGGTTGAGCAGGTCTATCGAAGTGCACCCATCCAATTGACCAAGTGTATTGGGCTGGTGAAGGATGTCTGTTGGGCGCTGGAGTATGCGCACGCCAGGGAGTTCATTCACAGAGACATCAAGCCGGGGAACGTTCTTATCGACGGAAACAATAGGGGTAAGCTTTCAGATTTCGGGCTTGCAACCAAACTCTCAGTGGATGGAACGGCCTCGCCCTTTGGCTATCGAACTCACTTAGCACCGGAGGTAGTTCAGGGTGGAGGAATGACCAAGCTGTCCGACCAATATGCTCTTGGGCTAACGGCGTATCGGATGATCAACGGGGACGCATTCCTGCCGGAGGTAACTGACTCTGGAGAGCTTATCGATATGATCCTTGCGGGCACTTATCCCAACCGAGGACGCTATCGCCCCTACGTACCGGCGAAAGTGCAGCGCATAGTCAATCGCTGTATGGATGTTGATCCTTCTAAGCGCTTTGATAGCGCTTCGGAGTTCAGACAAGCCCTAGAGGGCGTGCTGCTGCACTGCGATTGGACCTTACGACAAAAGGGGAGCGTAGTCCGATACCGTGCGCGCATTGGGACCGCGAAGTACAAGGTCAACATCACATCGATGGTGGGAGGGCGCTTCTCGATTGAGACGACAAAGCAGATCGCGGATGGAGACGTGCGCCGAGTTAAGAAAGACTGCTTTGCCACCCTAACGCTTGCGGAGATGAAGAAGGCAATCCGGCGCGTGCTACAGCGCTACGTGGCCAACGGATCATAG
- a CDS encoding type II toxin-antitoxin system RelE/ParE family toxin, translating to MKHKVIPTPAFEKELRPLLKRHRSLAKDLLVLEKELEAHPAKGTALGHGLYKVRLAITSKGKGKSGGARVITYVVTEDHEVYLLSIYDKGDYDTVDTKALKLVVAELRKEKRKG from the coding sequence GTGAAGCATAAGGTCATACCGACACCAGCGTTCGAGAAGGAGTTGCGGCCCCTTCTTAAACGCCATCGGTCCTTGGCCAAGGACCTACTTGTATTGGAGAAGGAGTTGGAAGCTCATCCGGCCAAAGGCACGGCCCTCGGGCACGGGCTCTACAAGGTCAGGTTGGCCATCACCAGCAAAGGGAAGGGCAAAAGCGGCGGTGCACGGGTCATCACCTATGTCGTTACGGAAGACCATGAGGTATACCTGCTCAGCATCTACGACAAAGGCGATTACGATACCGTGGACACCAAGGCCCTGAAATTGGTTGTCGCCGAGCTGAGGAAAGAGAAGCGCAAAGGATAA
- a CDS encoding PLP-dependent transferase — MQEKEVLRSIQKVLANMPGDWLKLTTHRLDIYDESRAKTQFLAEFERVLQDGGAGPDAWATLPTAYDYIRLGHPLSSILEWAIAQLNGLRADYVISFSSRMMPVLAVLRKNLLDKKQTRIVHTEELPAHFDATILRAVYGYAFELVRMEVGEEIPAFSGSTILLSQQRLFGKVEFPANVDFFVGTHATMGSVMLVNGEANAAYIKEIQHVRRRESIAMTPADCHLALQMMVDGPSIPNPKHDRARDMAKVQASIQQITNSPTKSLVASSGLSMQYAIMMGLVHDAQEVHPGQHIRFIVPPNCYGGTNDQARRVAACNEHVEIVDLLVDGDNELVRSLEAILEQVAKEDAIPYIIAEIPTNPRVEVPDMEALRTVLSKKRKTASGFFAVDPVFILDQTFCPNVHFLGDGDLLSTVRTIAYVSGSKFPSGGLCTAGYCVGNALTDRLIEKIDLHLRLCDNEATDLQLEILAKQLPSMNQRIADAYRNTRDFVSFIQQTLPGAKINFVSDELAEQGFTPSVFALDLPAQGNTDEEREAHKRALNLKLIHRMITQIPQESKFCVSYGQLKGCYWTIPATSTQGTTKEGDKDYIVRVAVSPDLDLELHKQVFAGFVEEDVVVKIGSQPQ, encoded by the coding sequence ATGCAAGAAAAAGAAGTGCTGCGATCGATCCAGAAGGTATTAGCCAACATGCCCGGCGACTGGCTGAAGCTCACCACCCATCGGCTGGATATCTATGATGAATCGCGGGCAAAGACCCAGTTCCTCGCTGAGTTCGAGCGCGTGCTGCAGGACGGTGGTGCCGGGCCGGATGCATGGGCGACGCTGCCTACCGCGTACGATTACATTCGGTTGGGCCATCCCTTGTCCTCGATCCTGGAATGGGCGATCGCCCAGTTGAACGGGTTGCGAGCGGACTATGTGATCAGTTTCTCATCGCGGATGATGCCGGTGTTGGCGGTGTTGCGGAAGAATTTGTTGGACAAGAAGCAGACCCGGATCGTGCATACGGAGGAGTTGCCCGCACATTTCGACGCAACGATCTTGCGTGCAGTTTATGGGTATGCGTTCGAGCTGGTGCGCATGGAAGTGGGTGAAGAGATCCCGGCATTCAGCGGGTCCACGATCCTCCTTTCGCAACAGCGCCTTTTCGGCAAAGTGGAATTCCCTGCGAACGTCGACTTCTTCGTGGGTACACACGCCACGATGGGGAGCGTGATGCTGGTCAATGGCGAAGCGAATGCGGCTTACATCAAGGAGATCCAACATGTGCGGCGCAGGGAATCCATTGCCATGACACCAGCTGATTGCCACTTGGCCTTACAGATGATGGTGGATGGGCCATCCATTCCAAACCCGAAACACGATCGCGCAAGGGACATGGCCAAGGTGCAGGCGTCGATCCAGCAGATCACGAACTCCCCTACCAAGTCGCTCGTTGCCTCCAGTGGTCTTTCCATGCAATACGCCATCATGATGGGCCTCGTGCACGATGCACAGGAAGTACACCCGGGGCAGCACATCCGTTTCATCGTACCACCGAATTGCTACGGCGGCACCAACGACCAAGCGCGGCGCGTGGCGGCCTGCAATGAACACGTGGAGATCGTTGACCTGCTCGTGGACGGCGATAACGAACTGGTTCGGAGCCTCGAGGCGATCTTGGAACAAGTGGCCAAGGAGGATGCCATTCCATACATCATTGCAGAGATCCCGACCAATCCCCGCGTGGAGGTGCCCGACATGGAGGCACTGCGCACTGTGCTGAGCAAGAAGCGCAAGACAGCGTCCGGTTTTTTTGCGGTGGATCCGGTGTTCATCCTGGACCAGACCTTCTGTCCGAACGTGCATTTTCTTGGTGATGGTGACCTGCTCTCCACGGTGCGCACCATCGCCTATGTCAGCGGGTCCAAGTTCCCGAGCGGGGGGCTTTGCACAGCTGGCTATTGCGTAGGCAATGCACTCACGGACCGCTTGATCGAAAAGATCGACCTCCACCTTCGCCTCTGCGACAACGAGGCGACAGATCTGCAATTGGAGATCTTGGCCAAGCAGCTACCCTCGATGAACCAACGCATTGCGGATGCCTACCGGAACACCCGTGATTTCGTCAGCTTCATCCAACAAACCTTGCCCGGGGCGAAGATCAATTTCGTGAGCGACGAGCTGGCCGAGCAAGGGTTCACGCCCTCGGTATTCGCGCTGGACCTTCCTGCCCAAGGCAACACGGATGAAGAGCGGGAAGCGCACAAAAGAGCGCTGAACCTGAAACTGATCCACCGGATGATCACGCAGATCCCGCAAGAGAGCAAGTTCTGTGTGAGCTACGGGCAGCTGAAAGGATGCTACTGGACCATTCCCGCCACCTCCACGCAAGGCACCACCAAGGAAGGAGATAAGGATTACATCGTCCGCGTGGCCGTTTCCCCGGACCTGGACCTTGAACTGCACAAGCAGGTTTTTGCGGGGTTTGTGGAGGAGGATGTGGTGGTGAAGATCGGTTCTCAACCACAGTAG
- a CDS encoding fibrobacter succinogenes major paralogous domain-containing protein — MLRNLLSVALFSCLLHGQAQVITLTFTGQYQGDPVSLDSMLVLNLTQGGDVTLYYPDTVLVLGSTGIGAGATAHRDGITLGPGHPNPYSDRMNVDLYVNEAGVLRMGVSDASGREVANYQGPITPGTQRFQLWGGQPGVQLLWAELNGKRRSIRTVMVGEGHAGPVHLVNIGAVHGNLMLKDARDVFPWTPGDELGITGYATLPGGQAASGWINEVPTVSADRTIQLANGLVCADSPSVTDIDGNTYPVVSIGGQCWMAENLRTTRYRDGAEIPNVTDTTAWTVLGTGAWSNYNNDTAYDALYGKLYNWFAASDVRICPQGWHVPTDADWQALELSLGMLPTELSATSWRGTIPNVGGQLKSLSLWVAPNNGASNSSGFAALPGGNRDSDTGFFYDLPYYGYWWSTTVSTTDKAWCRYLQNNNTGIGRFGFDQQLGFCLRCLMD; from the coding sequence ATGCTTCGCAACTTGCTCTCCGTAGCCCTGTTCAGCTGCCTGCTTCACGGGCAGGCACAAGTGATCACGCTCACCTTCACCGGCCAGTACCAAGGAGATCCCGTATCGCTGGACAGTATGCTTGTGTTGAACTTGACCCAAGGTGGTGATGTCACGCTCTACTACCCGGATACCGTGCTGGTGCTCGGGTCCACCGGCATCGGCGCAGGGGCCACGGCGCATCGCGACGGCATCACCCTCGGCCCCGGCCACCCCAATCCTTACAGTGACCGCATGAACGTGGACCTGTACGTGAACGAGGCCGGTGTGCTGCGCATGGGCGTGAGCGATGCGTCGGGCCGGGAAGTGGCGAACTATCAAGGTCCCATTACCCCCGGCACCCAGCGGTTCCAACTGTGGGGTGGCCAGCCCGGTGTGCAGTTGCTGTGGGCGGAGCTGAATGGCAAACGCCGCTCCATCCGCACGGTAATGGTGGGCGAAGGGCATGCGGGCCCGGTCCACTTGGTGAACATCGGGGCCGTCCATGGAAACCTGATGCTCAAGGATGCCCGGGACGTCTTCCCCTGGACGCCAGGTGACGAGCTCGGGATCACCGGTTACGCCACCTTGCCCGGAGGACAGGCCGCCAGCGGGTGGATCAACGAGGTGCCCACGGTCAGCGCGGACCGGACGATCCAACTGGCCAACGGACTGGTCTGTGCCGATTCCCCCAGTGTTACCGACATTGATGGCAATACCTACCCGGTGGTGTCCATCGGCGGCCAATGCTGGATGGCGGAGAACCTGCGCACCACCCGGTACCGCGATGGTGCCGAGATCCCGAACGTAACGGACACCACGGCATGGACCGTACTGGGTACCGGAGCATGGAGCAATTACAATAACGATACGGCGTACGATGCGCTGTATGGCAAACTGTACAACTGGTTCGCCGCATCCGATGTCCGCATCTGCCCCCAAGGTTGGCACGTGCCCACGGACGCTGACTGGCAGGCGCTGGAACTGTCCTTGGGCATGCTTCCCACGGAACTGTCGGCCACCAGTTGGCGCGGCACCATCCCCAATGTGGGCGGCCAGCTCAAGAGCCTTTCGCTGTGGGTCGCCCCCAATAACGGTGCCTCCAACAGCAGCGGCTTCGCGGCACTTCCCGGCGGGAACAGGGATAGTGATACCGGCTTCTTCTACGACCTGCCGTACTACGGATACTGGTGGAGCACTACGGTGAGCACGACGGACAAGGCCTGGTGCCGCTACCTGCAGAACAACAATACCGGTATCGGCCGCTTCGGCTTCGACCAGCAGCTCGGGTTCTGCCTGCGCTGCCTGATGGATTGA
- a CDS encoding ester cyclase has protein sequence MHALLSTLPIAGILLFAACENAEHEKAEHHDPMNAMHAEMMKTDSAAKAQEAMVTAINDRFNSNNMEGIEDLMTADVVDHQMDPSIKTTGIQSIKDLLNMYHTAFPDVKQEILGMATKGDRTYFQIHMTGTNTGAWGDMPATGKVMDVMGCDVMRFENGKAAEHWGYTEEAKMMMQLGLMPPPAAPKKK, from the coding sequence ATGCATGCACTACTGAGCACCCTTCCGATCGCAGGCATCCTCCTGTTCGCGGCATGCGAAAATGCCGAACACGAAAAGGCCGAGCACCATGACCCCATGAATGCGATGCATGCGGAAATGATGAAGACCGATAGTGCGGCGAAGGCCCAAGAGGCAATGGTGACCGCGATCAATGACCGGTTCAACAGCAACAACATGGAAGGCATCGAGGACTTGATGACCGCCGATGTCGTGGATCATCAGATGGACCCCTCGATCAAAACCACCGGCATCCAGAGCATCAAGGACCTGTTGAACATGTACCACACGGCCTTTCCGGATGTGAAGCAGGAGATCCTCGGCATGGCCACCAAAGGTGACCGCACATATTTCCAAATTCATATGACCGGCACGAATACGGGTGCTTGGGGTGACATGCCCGCCACGGGCAAGGTCATGGACGTGATGGGCTGCGACGTGATGCGCTTTGAGAACGGCAAGGCCGCAGAGCATTGGGGATACACGGAAGAGGCCAAGATGATGATGCAGCTGGGCCTGATGCCACCGCCCGCCGCTCCGAAGAAGAAGTAG